One Bacteroidota bacterium genomic region harbors:
- a CDS encoding rhodanese-like domain-containing protein, with product MKKYLFSILATTILIAMLSASCSRDDVYSGPDEWVDNVKGKLQTTTVQELKAKLDNYDMFYLVDVREADEHAYGYIPGSINIPGGSLVFNIGNEGFWEQEMLYVPQKTDEIILYCKKGKRSVLAADALRKIGYTNIKYLDGGWKNWEMTYPLEYEKKEITGHHEEKKESGGC from the coding sequence ATGAAAAAATATCTTTTTTCCATCCTCGCAACTACCATATTGATTGCAATGTTATCGGCTTCCTGCAGCCGGGATGATGTTTATAGCGGCCCGGACGAATGGGTGGATAATGTAAAGGGCAAATTACAAACTACTACCGTACAGGAATTGAAAGCAAAACTCGATAACTACGATATGTTTTATTTGGTTGATGTAAGAGAAGCCGATGAACATGCATACGGCTATATCCCCGGTTCTATAAATATCCCGGGTGGATCACTGGTTTTCAACATTGGTAATGAGGGATTCTGGGAACAGGAAATGCTTTATGTACCTCAAAAAACCGATGAGATCATACTTTATTGTAAAAAAGGTAAGCGTTCCGTACTCGCCGCCGATGCGCTCAGAAAAATCGGCTATACCAATATAAAATATCTCGATGGCGGCTGGAAAAACTGGGAAATGACCTATCCTCTTGAATATGAAAAGAAAGAGATCACAGGTCATCATGAAGAGAAAAAGGAATCAGGAGGGTGCTGA